The sequence GACCCAGTACTGTCATTTGCGCCAGGGCAGTGTGAGCGTCAAGCCGGGTCAGCAGGTCGAGCACGGCGCGGTTCTGGGAATGGTGGGGCTGTCGGGGCAGACCGAGTTTCCCCACCTGCATTTCGCGCTTCGTTTCAACGGCAAGCCGATCGACCCGTTCACCGGCAAGCCCCTCGAGGCCGGTTGCGGAATCGCCGCACCTGCGCTGTGGCAGGGAGATATCGAATACGAGCAGGTTGCGCTCTACAACGCCGGAATCGCCGCAGGTGTTCCGGACATCGACGCGATCAGGCAGGGCAAGGGGGGCGGTCAGTCGCTGGATCCGGAGGCCAAGGCACTGGTGATCTGGGTCGATATGCTCGGCGTGCAGGCAGGTGATCGCTTGCGTTTGCGGATCGTGGCGCCTGACGGCACCAGCGTGGTCGATTCCGAACAGACACTCGAGAAGACCCAGGCACGGCGCTACGTTTATGTCGGAGCACGTCGCAGGAATACGCACTGGGCGCCGGGTGAGTACATCGGCGACATCATCCACACGCGCACGCTCGACGGCAGGCCGCAGGCAACGAAGCTGGAAATCCGGGAATCGGTGCAAGCCGCCCCGAATTGAGCACGTTGCGGCGCATTGATGCAGGTCAACACCATCAGCCAGCGATTGATCTTGAATTGGCGTGCGGAGGGTTTGCGCCAATGCAGTTCACCATTTCTGCGCGTGGCAAGGAAGCACGGCAGCCGATTCAGCAGTTCATCAAGATCAATTTTCCGGAAATTCCGCCTGGGCAAACGGAAAGTTTTTTTGGTTTTGCCGAGGCCTGCACGCTTTACGGTGGCCGCTTTTTCACCGCCCCGGAGATCAGCAGGTACGATCTGCGTTCCATGTACGAGATGGGTATCAACTTTCGCATCCCGCTGACCAATCATTACGCGACGGCCGAGGAATACCAGAGCTGCCGCCCGTTCCTCGACAAGCACCATCGTCCGGGAAACTCGGTCATCATCACCAACGATGAGCTTGCGCGCTGGATCCGCTCCGACTACCCGGATTACCGGATCGAGGCCAGCGTGATCAAGAACATCAAGAGCCTGATCCGGATCGAGCAGGCACTGGAACTGTATGACACGGTTATCCTGCCGATGAGCGCCAACGAGGACGAGGCCCTGCTGCGATCGATACCGGACAAGAGCCGCGTCACGCTGTTCGCCAACGCGGGCTGCGCGCTGTCCTGCCCGTCGAAGATCTGTTACACCAGCGTTTCCCGGGCCAACAAGAGCGGAGATTCCTCGCTGTGGCGCTGCTCGCAGTCGATCAAGCCGAGGGATATCCTTGGCATGATCGATTTCGATCTCGATCACCTGCGGAGTCTGGGTTTC comes from Gammaproteobacteria bacterium and encodes:
- a CDS encoding M23 family metallopeptidase, whose protein sequence is MTARFTSTRGVALASLLMLLFCATGSRAVPGPKLDLPLACRLTQTCWVANYPDADPTPLARDFRCRARTYEAHDGVDFALRDLAAMASGVAVLAAAAGTVINVRDGMQDVAVTAQAARARVEGRECGNGVLLQHEDGWQTQYCHLRQGSVSVKPGQQVEHGAVLGMVGLSGQTEFPHLHFALRFNGKPIDPFTGKPLEAGCGIAAPALWQGDIEYEQVALYNAGIAAGVPDIDAIRQGKGGGQSLDPEAKALVIWVDMLGVQAGDRLRLRIVAPDGTSVVDSEQTLEKTQARRYVYVGARRRNTHWAPGEYIGDIIHTRTLDGRPQATKLEIRESVQAAPN